The genomic interval TACTTCGTATCAACTCCACACCAAGCATGGACAGCAGAACTTAATGCCAAGATGAACTTATTAGCATATTTAGgcaaagcattttttttttttttttataggtatattTAGGCAAAGCAATTCAAAGCATGGAACAACAGGGTTGTGGGTACTTTAGCTATTGACATCAGCAATGTTTAATGAAGGGGGGATATGAAGATCTCAAGGAGAATGTTGTTCTTCACCATGCAGGCACCTTCCATAGTCAAatattgtatgtagcattaacTTATAAAGTGctgagaaaaaatgaaaaatacaaagagaagaaaagaaaaacaatgatatttttgataagtaaaaagaaaaacaatgataAACCATTATGTTTTGCATAACCAAAATTTCAGTTTGCGAAGaaattgagtttaatttttttttttggggggtgtaAAGGTAATATTCTGCCCATTAAAAGGgttattcttataaataatgATTTGAATAGCACCCTTTCATCATGGCACGTACATGGGGAACCAAGAAAACAAGAATATTGTGCATACTGGTGCagaaattttaatatcaattttcatttcttatgATAACGAAGTCGTTCTATTTAGCTCTTGTACTAgtatcaatttcattttcatttaatatcaaCGTTTCAAGAGCTGTCATACTAGTAGCACGAGTTTTAGTGATGTCACGGGTTTGGAGAGTAAATGGGAATTTCATCTCAATTACACTAGGGTACGTTTGGagtatgagatgagatgagaaattctcaaaacttctcacaatttccttcccaaacatcactcaaacacaaaacacttttcaatttcaaatcttcaactttttcatctaattattacctaatcattacaaattttacaaacttcaaagcaaaacataaaaatcaatacaactttttcaaacttcaaaacaaaaataatattaaaaaattatattcaaacaactgttttttttataaatattcaaacaactatttaactttataatatttttattctctttttttctctcatttcccaaaacccaacaaaacatcttaactcaaaccatttcactactattcacagaattctaagatactccaagtgtccaaacaagccctaagcCCCCACACAGTTACCCAAGCATTCAACGAGCTAGATATCATGCATAAAGGCAGATGCAAAATAATGGGGTTATACCTTGGGAACGCGCTCAGGATTAGGAAACCGTAGATTCTGTGCATGAAGCATCTGGCGTTGAGTCATTAGCATGTTTTTCTCCTTTAATAAAACATACCATAGCTTATGAAGATCGTCCCATGACTTCAGTCGCAGTTCAGAAGCCTTCCAACTTCGACCTAACGGCATTAAAGAAGAACATTGGGAAAATAGATAGTTATAAACATTGGGAAAATAGATAGTTATCAGACTTGGAATTGTTTAAAGAAGAATAACTTCAAGTGCAAAATGACTTGAGATTGCATTGAATTTGAtttccaaaaaagaaatataaatcattatctaaatttattttcaaaatgacttGAGATTGTTTTAGAGGTTTGACAGGAGGATTTGATATGATGAAAGCCATAGTGTAAAACATAcacttggaaaatgagagaactAGATGAAGCACATGACATGTGACTACCAGCCGTGAACcactatatataatctaatgcaTATTGAGTTTGTTTAAACAAAGATTGAtcattattagatatttttagcTGTATCTGGCTAACCTCTTGcatcaatttaaattttcttcccCCTTTTCAACGTCAATGAACATCAAGCATTATCACATTGTTTTGATAGTTTACAACGTCAATGAACTGCCAGGTCTcactaaattattaatcttcCACCCTTATATTTCTTAGTTAGATAAAGAAACCGGCTATATCATATAGCATAAGGCCATGAACAATAAATTACCGCATCAAGTACAGGCATTGGTTAACCAGAAACAAGGAAAATGAAAGGCCTGTACCATAGACAACGGGTTTGTCGTCATCTACGCTTCTATCTGCCTCAAAGAACTCTTCCAGAGGGTTCCTAGCCGCAGACGCAGCTGCAGCTGTTGCAGCAGATGTTTCTGATTTAGCTGCAGCAAATAGAGTTCTCCCAAAAATTCTTGACAAAAACATGATAGTTACCAGATTGCTGCAAAACAATGCAACAGTAGATTAGAGTGGGGCGAAAAAGAATCAGAGAAAATCCTCACAGCCATAGTCTCCCACAAAACACGAACAAGCCCACA from Juglans regia cultivar Chandler chromosome 2, Walnut 2.0, whole genome shotgun sequence carries:
- the LOC108999277 gene encoding 39S ribosomal protein L47, mitochondrial, with translation MFLSRIFGRTLFAAAKSETSAATAAAASAARNPLEEFFEADRSVDDDKPVVYGRSWKASELRLKSWDDLHKLWYVLLKEKNMLMTQRQMLHAQNLRFPNPERVPKVRKSMCRIKQVLTERAIEDPDPRRSAEMKRMINAL